CCGTCGGGTGTCTCCTCGACCCGGGAGAGGATCACGGTGGCCATGGTGACGTCGGTGATGTGCATGATCGCCTCGTCCAGCCGTTCGAGGATCCGGCTGGGCGGATCCTGCTGCGACCAGGCGTAGGCGCGCAGCATGTTGCGGAGCTGGGCCATTCCGGCCGCGGCCTCCAGATCGTGGCCGACGACGTCTCCGACGGCCAGCGCGGTGGCGTCGTCGGACAGCCGGAAGGCGTCGTACCAGTCACCGCCGACCTGCGAGGCGTTCGGCGCGGGCAGGTAGCGGACCGTCATCTCCAGCCCGGGCACCCGGGGCATCTGGGGCAGCAGGTGGTTCTGCATGGTCTCGGCGACCTTGCGCTGGCGCTGGTAGAGACGCGCGTTGTCCAGGGCGATGCCGGCGCGGCGGGCGATGTCCTCGATCAGCGGCAGATCGGCGGGGGTGAACTCCCGCGACCGGCCGGCCCGGCCCAGGGTCAGGGCGCCCAGGACCTCCCGGGCGCTGCGGATGGGGGCGATGGCGGCGGAGTGCATGCCGGTGGCCTCGAACAGACGGCGCTGTTCGAGCGCGATACCCGAATCGGGCTCGCGCTGGTACGTCTCCGGTGCGGCCACCGCGGAGGCGACCCCGCGCAGCGCCCTGGACAGCGGCATCGGGGACTCCTCCGGGAGCGGGGGCATCGGTCCCTGGAGGTCGTCGTGGTGCACCAGGGTGTCCCCCTCGGCGTGGACGACGACCGTGCGCCACACTTCGTCCCGCTCGGTGATCAGATCGATGACGGCCCACTCCGCCAGCCGGGGCACCACCAGGGCCACCAGCCGCCGCAGCGTCTCGTCCACGTCGAGCGTGGACGTCAGCCGCGCGGTCGCCTCGGCCAGCAGGGCCAGCCGCTCGAGTTCCGTCAGGGGCTGGGCCGACGGATCCGGCCGGGTGCCGCCTCTGCCCCGGTCGTCCACCGCGTGGAAGAGCACCAGGGTGGCGGACTCGTCACCGCCGGCTCCGCCGTACGGAGCGATCAGCCACGAGATGGGCAGCAGCGAACCGTCACCGCGTGCGAAGTAGTCGCTCTCCACCTGGGCGGGGCGCCCTGCGTGGAAGGCGTGCCGCATGCGGCACCGGGCCCTCGGCATGGGCCGGCCGGCGGCGTCCCGGTGCAGCAGGTCGTGCGCGTCGCGGCCGAGCAGGTCCACGGCAGGCCGTTCCAGGAGTCGTTCGGCGAGGGCGTTGACGGCGATGATCCGGCCCTGCGCGTCCACGACGTAGGCGCCGGCGCCGATCGCGTCCAGCAACCCCGCGAGCGCGGCCGACGGCGCTTCCGGCTTCCCGGGAAGGTCCGCGGACCCCGCTACGGCCATGATCCTCCTCTGCCCTGCCGATCATCCTATCCGCCGGGAGTCACCGGCACGCCGGTCGGCGTGCAGTTCCATGTGCCCCTCGCGTGCGGGAACAGACTCATTTTCCACGGCATGGGGAGACCTGATCACCCTCTCGCTGCATTTCACCCCGGTGGGGCCGGAGGGGGAGGCCGTGCGCCGCCACGGGCACGCACGAGGGGGCTGGCCGGCCACGGCCGGCGAAGTCTTCGGCCCGGGTGACGGCCGGGGTCCGGCTCCGGCTCGCGTGGGCGGCCGGCAGCGCGCCGCCCGGCCGGTCTCCCGGATCCGGACGGCGCTGGGGAGTACGGGCGTCACCCGCCCGGGGCGGCGGCCGACGCGCCGCCGGGCGGCCGACGCGTCACAGCGCGCCGCGCACCCAGGGCCCCGTGATGGCGAAGGTGATGCCGGGCGTCTGGACGTTGACGAAGAGCCATTTGCCCTTTTTCGGCTCGAACACCGAACCGGCCCACTCCGAGCCCCGGTGGTCGGCCGCCGGGACGTTCTTGCCCGCGGTCCCGCCCCGCAGGTCCACCGTGTTGGCGGCGAACCGGAAGATCTCGCCCTCCGGGGTCAGCCCCTGCACGTAGTCCGTGTCGGCACCGTCCTCGCACAGCACCAGGCCCCCGCGGGGACTGACGCACATGTTGTCGGGGTTGTTCAGGACGTCGGCGCCGGGCGACGCGAACAGCACCCGGAACTCGTCGGTGCACGGGTCGAGCTCGAAGACCTGGCCCTGGCGGACGGGACCGCCGTCGGTGGTGATCGCGTAGATGCGCCCGTTGCCGTACCAGGCGCCCTCCAGCCGGCTGAACACCGCGGCGCCGTTCGCCTGCGCCTGTGTCCGGACCGTGTCGGCCGCCGGGTCGACGTCGTCCACCGGTACCCAGGAGACGGTGCCGTAGCACTGCTCGCCGTCGAGCCGGGTGTCGTAGGAGGTGTCGCCGATGCGCAGCGCCTCGAGCCGGCCGCCCTTGGCCAGGTCGCCGGGCACGGTGGGGACGAACCGGTACAGGCAGGCGTTGGGGCGGTCCTCGGTCTCGTAGACGTATCCGGTCGCCCGGTCCACGGCGACCGCCTCGTGGTTGAACCGGCCCATCGCCCGGTACGGCTCGGGATTGCCCTTGCCCTCCGAGGCCACCTCGAAGATGTAGCCGTGGCGCTTGCCGGAGACCGTGGAGAAGGACTCCTCACAGGTGAGCCACGTCTTCCACGGGGTCGGCCCGCCGGCGCAGTTGCGCATGGTGCCGCCGAGACTGCCGTACGACTCCAGCCACTGACCGGCGTCCGGGT
Above is a genomic segment from Streptomyces glaucescens containing:
- a CDS encoding SpoIIE family protein phosphatase; its protein translation is MAVAGSADLPGKPEAPSAALAGLLDAIGAGAYVVDAQGRIIAVNALAERLLERPAVDLLGRDAHDLLHRDAAGRPMPRARCRMRHAFHAGRPAQVESDYFARGDGSLLPISWLIAPYGGAGGDESATLVLFHAVDDRGRGGTRPDPSAQPLTELERLALLAEATARLTSTLDVDETLRRLVALVVPRLAEWAVIDLITERDEVWRTVVVHAEGDTLVHHDDLQGPMPPLPEESPMPLSRALRGVASAVAAPETYQREPDSGIALEQRRLFEATGMHSAAIAPIRSAREVLGALTLGRAGRSREFTPADLPLIEDIARRAGIALDNARLYQRQRKVAETMQNHLLPQMPRVPGLEMTVRYLPAPNASQVGGDWYDAFRLSDDATALAVGDVVGHDLEAAAGMAQLRNMLRAYAWSQQDPPSRILERLDEAIMHITDVTMATVILSRVEETPDGRWKLSWTNAGHPPPLLISHDGLARYLTDGHGILLGTGVGRPRPDATVLLPPGSTLVLYTDGLIEEPGHTLDEGLDRLRRHAAALAHRPLASFTDQLLRRVRPLDNDDDVALLTLRTPSGSNAGGTAPGSRR
- a CDS encoding alkaline phosphatase PhoX produces the protein MTGTSAGRPTGSGFERRTLLRGAAVAAAASVPFQALAARTAAAAPVKLDFDPGYGPLRPAKDEATGLELLQLPRGFEYISYGWTNDLMDDGVRTPPAHDGMAAFRHGDKVHLVRNHEIAAGAAFTAPAYDPGAGGGTTTLVFDPDAGQWLESYGSLGGTMRNCAGGPTPWKTWLTCEESFSTVSGKRHGYIFEVASEGKGNPEPYRAMGRFNHEAVAVDRATGYVYETEDRPNACLYRFVPTVPGDLAKGGRLEALRIGDTSYDTRLDGEQCYGTVSWVPVDDVDPAADTVRTQAQANGAAVFSRLEGAWYGNGRIYAITTDGGPVRQGQVFELDPCTDEFRVLFASPGADVLNNPDNMCVSPRGGLVLCEDGADTDYVQGLTPEGEIFRFAANTVDLRGGTAGKNVPAADHRGSEWAGSVFEPKKGKWLFVNVQTPGITFAITGPWVRGAL